A window of Vigna unguiculata cultivar IT97K-499-35 chromosome 4, ASM411807v1, whole genome shotgun sequence contains these coding sequences:
- the LOC114182666 gene encoding uncharacterized protein LOC114182666 isoform X1, producing the protein MKRGKSVKKIQVYESTSSSSVSKEISSTDSLAFAFGSQEHCGHVRGLGLGPCPSKVFGSKGHSYSGASSSYPSNAQLQNQVSDQGSVPNEETNDQHPTPH; encoded by the exons ATGAAGCGAGGGAAATCAGT GAAAAAAATTCAAGTATATGaatcaacatcatcatcatctgtaTCAAAAGAAATATCAAGTACTGATTCCTTAGCTTTTGCTTTCGGAAGCCAAGAGCATTGTGGACATGTtaggggtttgggtttgggtcCTTGCCCATCTAAAGTGTTTGGCTCCAAGGGTCATTCATATAGTGGAGCATCTTCAAGTTATCCTTCTAATGCTCAGTTACAAAATCAG GTATCTGATCAAGGAAGTGTTCCTAACGAAGAAACAAATGATCAACATCCAACACCGCATTAG